TTTGTCTTTAAGTGTAATTCCGAGTCGCGACCGGTTCGTCTTTTGAGAATGTGCGCTTCTATGTCCCGGTCATTGCGTCGGAGAGTTCAAGAACCTGTTTTTCCGCATGGTAAGAGCTTCTGACAAGCGGTCCCGCTTCCACGTGCGGGATACCGATTATTTTCTCCCCGTAGTCTTTAAGAGATTCGAATTCGACGGGATGATAGAACCTTGATACCGGTATATGATCGATAGTGGGCTGCAGATACTGTCCTATGGTAACTATGTCGCAACCGGCGCGCTTGAGATCCTTAAGCGTTTCGACGATTTCTTCGAAACTCTCCCCAAGACCGACCATAATGCCTGATTTGGTAAGCATCCCGGGCCTTCCCATCTTCGCGGACAGCGAAAGAAGTTCAAGAGATCTGCCGTAGACCGCCTGCGGCCTCACGGACCTCGTTCTTCCCGACTGAGTTTTCTGGGGAAGCGAGTAGAGTCTCGGAACGGTTTCAATATTATGATTCAAAACGTCGGGAGATGACGCTATCACTTTGTGAATCGCCTCGTGTTCCCCCTTGAAATCCGGGATCAGAACTTCGATCTTTACCCCCGGGGATGTCTTTTTTACCTCGTTTACGGTCTGCGCGAAGATACAGGCGCTTTCGTAGTTCCTGTCATCTCTGTTTACCGAAGTTATAACTACATGTGTAACCCGCGCGTTGTTTTTCCGAAGCTCCGCGACCGCCGCAGCCACCCTGGCGGGTTCTTCCCAGTCAAGTTCACCGCCTTTCCCCGTTTTCACATGGCAGAACCCACAGCTTCTCGTGCAGACGTCCCCCAGGATCATGAAAGTGAGCGTTCCGGCCCCCCAGCACTCCCCTATGTTCGGACATTTCGCTTCCTCGCACACGGTGTGAAGGCCAAATTCGCGCACCAAGCTCCTAAGCTTGGTATAATTCGGACCGCTTGGGATTTTGGCCTTTATCCATTCGGGTTTTTTACGAGTCCCCGTACGAACAGGCATCCGGGTTTCAGTGGTAGCAGATCTCATTTCGGCGTCTTGAACAGATCATGGGAAGAAGGCGGTTCCTGATAGCCGGCAGGTTTGTTCTGCAGAAGCTCCACCTCTAGCTTCCCGACTTTTTCCTCGAGATCTTTCACGGTTTCCCTGCTTCGCCTCAACTCGGACTTTGTGGAATGCCCTCTTGCAAAAGTCAGCAAGAAAAAAACAAACCCGCCCAGAATAAACGAAGCTCCTATTATCCCGGCATTGTAAACCCCCCACGTATTCTTAAAAGAGAAAAAACCCAGCTCGACTACAAACACCTGCGTGGCTATCTCAAGGTTCTGAATGAAGAAAACGGCTACAAAACAGCATATGATCAGGAGAAAAAATCTTTTTACGTGTTTCATCGGTTGTTTGAAAAACGGTTTCGCTAAACCAGCGTGATCCGCCAAGCGGTACTGTATTTTAGAATATCGGTTTTTGGAGAAAATACCAGCCGAATCAAGCTGCTGCACACGTACTGCAAGACGAAAATTGATATGGAATAAGGGGGAACTTCGGTTAGTAAACCACGTCGGCTATGTAGTAAAGACCGAACCCGGTTCTCACGGGAGAGACAAAAGTCACGCGCTCAGAAAGAGTTTCGGGGAAAACGAAATCAAGCAACGTTTTTTTCTTCATGGGATACTCCCTAATCCACGAATCCTCATCTAGGTCCCCTAGCTCCCTCGCCTCGGCAATCGCGGCCTCAAGAGTCCCGATGCGGTCAATCAGGCCGAGCTCCCTCGCCTGGCTTCCGATGAATATCTTTCCGTCAGAAAGCGAAGTGACTTTCGCCGGGGGCAGGTTCCTTCTTTCGGAAATCATGCCCTTGAACTGGGAGTGGGAGCCGTCTATGAGAGTCTGCAGGTAAGCCTTTTGCGTCTCGGGCATTTTGCGAAACGGCGAGCCCAGATCCTTAAACTCCCCGCTCTTTATCACCTCGACTTCCACCTTCGCCCACTTAAGCAGCTGCTCGTAGCTTGCAAACTGCGCTATCACGCCGATGCTCCCGGTCACGGTGCCGGGATTGGCATAAATCGTGGCTGCCGCGCAGGCGATATAGTAACCCCCCGAGGCGGCAACCGTTCCCATGCTGGCCACAACCGGCATGGCTTCGCCCAGGCTTCTGAGTTCTTCGTATATTTCCTGAGAGGCAGCGACTGATCCTCCCGGGGAATTTACCCTTATCACAACAGCCTTTACGGAATCGGTCTCGCGTATTTTTCTTATGCTTTTAATATAGGGATCGGGGTTGATTATTATGCCGTCAATGTTCACCACCGCCACCCCGTCCCCGCCGGGGTTCTGGCCATGATCGGAGATCAGCATTCCTATGAGGATTCCCGCGAAACCGACAAGGAGGATGACCAGAAGCGAGAGAAAGGTCTTAAGAAAGAAATTCAGGTCGGGGACTTTCACTTCGCCATCCCTCAGTCAAGGGCCTTGAGCTTTTCGTTCAGGATGTCCCCGAGCTTGGAGGAACTTTCCTGCTGGGAAGACGCGAAGTCTCTCATCGTGTCTTTTTCCTGCTTCTTCTCAAGCCTTCTGCGGCTGAGATTCACCTGATGCTTGGGCTTGTTAAAACCCGTGACGAGACCGCTTATCTCGTCTCCAACCTTAATGGATTCCTTGCTGAACTCATCGTCCTGAAATTCGCGGATGGCGTAAAATCCCGTTACGTCGTCGGCAAGCGCCACGGTGACGCCGCTCTCGAGAATTTCCTCTATCTTGGAGGTGACCACGGTTTCGTTCACCTTGTAGTCCCGAAGCACCTTGTTCCACGGGTCCGGGGTGAGCTGCTTGACTCCAAGCCCGATTTTTCTCTGCCTCGGGATGACATTCAGCACAATAAGCTCTATTTCCTTTCCCAGGTCTTCGCTTGAGAAAACCTCAAGGGGGCTGATTTCCCCCTCCCACTTCAGATTTTCCGGACGCACGAGCCCGACCATGTCCGGGGCAACTTCGACAAAAACCCCGAGTTCCGTAACGTTTCTTATGGTTCCGCTAACCCTCGTGTTAGGAGGATTGTTCCGCTTGAACTCATCCCATGGGTTTTCCTGTATCTGCTTGAGGCTCAGCGAAATTCTTCTTTCCTTCGGCTTTACTCCCAGAACCGCGACTTCTATCTCGCTTCCGACTGAAACTACTTCACTTGGATGACGGAAATTCTTAACCCAGGAAAGTTCGCTTACGTGCACAAGCCCCTCTATCCCGGGTTCAAGCTCGACGAACACGCCGAATTCTGCCGCGAAGACTACCTTGCCCTTGACTCTGTCGCCGATTCGGTATCTTTCCTGTATGCTCTCCCACGGATCCTCGGTGGTCTGTTTCACCCCGAGAGTTATTTTCCCGTTTTCGATCTCAAGGCGAAGAATCTTGACCTGGATGTCCTCGCCTTCTTTGAGGACATCCCCCGGATGCCTTACCCTCCCCCAGGAAAGCTCTCCTATCGGGACAAAACCCTCTATGCCCCCTATATCCACGAAAGCCCCGGCGTCAATTATCTTCACCACGTTTCCGGAAACAGTCTGGTCTTCCGATATAGTGGCAAGCGTCTCCTTCTTTTTCTCCTCTCTCTCTTCTTCGAGAATCGCCCTTCTCGACACCACTATACCGTTGTCGTTGTTCTGAATAATGCGGGTTTCGATCGTCTGTCCTACCATCTCGTCAAAATCCGCAACCGGTCGCAGGCCAACTTGGGAACCGGGAAGAAATACCTTGAAGGGGGTATGCCGCCCTATATCGCAGTTAAAACCACCCTTAACTCTGTTTAGAATCTTAGTGACGACCGGTTCTTTGTTCTTGAACTTTTCCTCGATCGCCCTTTTTTCTCTGATCTGGTCTGCTTTTTGTTTGGAAGCCCTGACGGTGTTCGGATTAGGTCTTTCGACCAGAACCTCTATCTCCGAGCCCACCGAGACTTCATATTCGCCGTCTTTGTTTAGAAATTGGTTTATGGGAACTATGCACTCGAACTTAAACCCGAGGTCTATGAAAACAGCATCAGAATCAACCCTTATGACCCTTCCTTTCGCTATTTCCCCGTTCTCGGGCTCGCTCAAGCGCGATTCCATACTTTCATCAAGTAACTCCTCAAAGCTTTTCTCATTAGAATCCGTAACACCATTATCCTGAGTCATTTTGTTTAGCCGCCTTTGCCATCAGTCTTTTACTAATAAAGGCAAGGTTACATGAAAACTGTCTAAAATGAAAAGAGCGCTAGGGAAGAAAAATTGTTTTCAATCGCCGCGGAAAGAGATATCTTTTGTGCGAAGAAATATCGCCGCAATCACATCTTCGGCGCTCATTCGGGTCGTATCTATCACCACGGCGTCCTGGGCGGGACGAAGTGGGTTCTCCGCGCGAAGCGTGTCACGACGGTCCCTTCTGCGAAGCTCGTCTTCGACATCGGAGAGGGGAATATCTCCCCGTTTACTTTGAAGGAATCTCCTTTTCGCTCTCTCGGCGACCGTAGCGTCGAGGTAGAATTTATACCTTGCCCCGGGAAAAACATAGGTTCCCATATCCCTTCCCTCGGCAACTATGTTTTCCCCTTCCCCGATCTTTCTCTGAATGCCGATGAGAAATTCCCTTACTTCGGCAAGCTCCGCGAGTTCGGAGGAAAGGGAAGAGATCTTCTCCGTCCTTATAAGTTTCGAGACGTCGCGCCCGTCAAGGAAAACAAGGCCCTCCGGAGAGAATTCCACCATAGTTCCGGAAAGAAGCCGCGAGAGCGAAGCGGGATCGTTGGGGTCAACTTCCGCCTCGCTTACCTTAAGCGCCACGGCCCTGTACATGGCGCCCGTGTCAAGACACGAAAAACCGAGCAGGTCGGCAACTCGTCTGGCAACGGTGCTTTTCCCCACTCCCGAAGGTCCGTCTATGGTAACGATATTGTCGCCGTCTCGTTTCATTTGGAATCTAAAAGAGCCTCGAAAAGCGGGAAGAATTCAGGAAATGAAATGGAAACGCATCCGGCGTCCCCGATCACCGTCTCCCCCCGGGCCCGCGTGGCAGCGACGGCAAGAGACATGGCAATCCGGTGGTCTCCGCGGCTCTCGCACCGGGCTCCGCGAAGCTCCCCCGTGCCGTTTATAATCATGCCGTCCGGTGTTTCGCTTATGTCCGCGCCAAGTTTCGAAAGCTCACCTGTCATGGCGCTTATCCGGTCGGTTTCCTTTACCCGAAGCTCCCCCGCGCCGCTTATCACCGTTTCGCCCTCGGCAAAACACGCAGCCACGGAAATAACGGGAAATTCGTCTATGGCCCGCGACACCGACTCCCCCTCTATGCGCACGGCGCGAAGCGCACCGTGGCGGGCAATTAGATCCCCTACCGGTTCCCCGCAGCACTGGCGGCGGTTCTCAACCGAGATGTCGGCCCCCATTTCCCACAGGATATCAAGCACCCCGGTTCTAAGCGGGTTAAGCCCGACGTTTTTCACCATGATTTCCGATCCCGGGTTTAGAAGCGCGGCGACGATAAAAAAAGCCGCCGATGAGATGTCCGAGGGGATTTCAAGCTCGGTTCCCGGAAACTCCACTCCCTGGCTTACCGAGACACATGTTCCGCTTATCTGCACCGGAACTCCAAAGTAGCGCAGCATCCTTTCGGTGTGGTCCCGGGTTCTTTCGAGTTCTGTCACGCTCGTCCTTCCCGCAGCATAGAGTCCCGCGAGCAGAATCGTGGATTTTACCTGCGCACTTGCCACTGGAGATCTGTAATCTATTCCCTGAAGTTCCGAGCCTGTTATGTGAAGCGGAAGGACTTCCCCCTCCCCCGATATCCTGGCCCCCATGCTGCGAAGCGGGACAGTCACTCTGGACATGGGACGGCGACGCAGGGAATCATCCCCGGTAATGGTCGAGGGGAAGCTCTGGGCACTTAGAACTCCCGTGAGCAGCCTAGCGGTGGTTCCCGAATTTTCAGCGTCTATGGTCTTGCGGGGCTCCTTGAGGCCGAAAAGCCCCCTTCCCGCAATTTCCACTCCTCCCGCGCCTACTTCCACCTCGATCCCCATGCTTCTAAAAGCGTTCGCCGTAGCAAGGGTATCCTGGGAAGCGAGAAACCCGCTTGCCCTGGTCTTTCCCCGCGCAAGCGAGCCTAGAATGATCGCTCTGTGGGAAATGGATTTATCGCCGGGAGGGGTTATCTCTCCGGCAAGCGTGCGGGGTTTTTCCTTGAGTATGAAATCGGACATCTTCTGACTGAGAATTATATACCTAACTCGGTAAAACAATATATAATATTTACCGTAAGGCGCAGTCTTTTACCGAAAACACGGGATGAAAACGGAAGAGAAAAACATATTCGGCGAAGAGCTAAAAGAATGTAGCACGGATCCGATGACCGGATTTTTCAGGGATGGCTGCTGCAGAGCGGCAGTCGAGGATGTGGGGCTTCATCTGGTCTGCGCGGAGATGACGGAGGAATTTCTCGAATTTTCGAGATCCAGGGGAAACGACCTCATAACCCCCCGCCCCGAGTTCGGTTTTGATGGGCTGAAACCCGGAGACAGGTGGTGTCTTTGCGCGCTTCGCTGGAAAGAAGCACTTGACGGCGGTGTGGCTCCCCCGGTTTTTCTTCAGTCGACCCATGAATCGGTGCTCAAAATCATAGATCTCTCGGATCTTAAAAAATACGCCGCCGACATATCCTGAGCCTTGATTCCCCTGAATTTACATATACCCTCTTCTCACCGTGAAATACCTTGTCCTCCAAGGCGACGGCATGCCCGACCACAAGCTCCCCGAGCTTGAGGGAAGGACTCCGCTTGAAGTCGCCGCCACTCCCAACCTTGACGCGATCGCCAAGCGGGCCGAGATTTTCGGAATCGCAAAAACCATTCCGGATCCTCTCCCTCCGGGAAGCGACGTGGGAAACCTGGCGGTGCTGGGCTACGATCCCACGGAATACTACACGGGAAGATCTCCCCTTGAAGCTGCGAGCATTGGGATTTCGCTCGGGGAGACGGACGTTACGGTGCGATGCAATCTTGTAACTCTCGCGGAGAGAAACGGCCGGACGGTCATGGAGGACTACAGCGCCGGGCACATAACGGACGATGATGCGGCCGGGATCATCGAGGATCTAAAAAAAGAGTTCGACGGGGAGGAGTTCTCCCTAAGCCAGGGGGTAAGCTACAGGCATCTTCTGCTCTGGCGCGGAGGAAACAGCGGTATTCAAACGACTCCACCTCATGACATTTCCGGAAAGGAAATCGCTCCCTGGCTTCCTTCGGGAGACGGGGCGGAAAAACTCCTGAACCTCATGGAGAGATCCCGGAGGATACTTAAAGACCACCCCGTGAACGCAAAAAGAAGAGCCGAAGGGAAAAACACCGCAGACTCCATATGGCTCTGGGGCGAGGGGACAAAACCCGACATGCCGTCCCTTCAGGAGCTTTACGGAATCACCGGGTCAGTGGTATCGGCGGTCGACCTCGTAAAGGGGATAGGAATATTCGCCGCGATGGAAGTGATCGAGGTTCCGGGAGCGACCGGGTACCTCGACACCAACTACGCGGGAAAGGTGAGCGGCGCTATTGAGTCGCTGCAACGCGTGGACCTCGCAATGATCCACATAGAGGCAACGGACGAAACGGGTCATGTCGGAGACGCGAGCCTTAAAATACAGGCGATCGAGGATTTTGACCAAAAGGTAGTGGGGCCTGCACTCGCGGGGATGGAGCAGTTCGGCGAATACAGGGTGCTGGTGCTCTCAGACCATCCCACCCCCATAGACCTCAGGACCCACTCGAACGAACCCGTCCCATTTGCCATACTTGATTCCGCGAACCGCTCGGTAAAGCATGACTCTCTTGTTTATACCGAGGACTGCGCCGCGGCAAGCGGAGTCTATGTAAAAGAAGGCTGGAAGCTATTGGGAACGCTTGTCGCCAGACAGGAATAAAGAGCCTCAGAGGTAATACTTGAGCCCGACCGTGAAGGTCCAGCTGTCTGTGTCACCCACTTCGAAATCGGTCGTAAGCGGCGTAACGCCGTCGGCGCGTATGGGTTCGTGGCCTCTGACCCGCTTCCAAGACAGGTCGTCGCGGTCAAAATCGCTAAGGCGCGTCCAGCGGGCCTTGGCGCCGACTGAAAGATCGTCGCTGAGCGCGTAGTCGACTCCGCCCACAACCTGAAAGCCGAACCTGGTTTTTCCCAGCTCTGTATCTATGTCGCTGACCGTACCCGCCGCGGCCATCTGCCACGGTTCCGTGCCCAGATCGCTCCTGCGCA
The genomic region above belongs to Candidatus Dadabacteria bacterium and contains:
- the lipA gene encoding lipoyl synthase — its product is MRSATTETRMPVRTGTRKKPEWIKAKIPSGPNYTKLRSLVREFGLHTVCEEAKCPNIGECWGAGTLTFMILGDVCTRSCGFCHVKTGKGGELDWEEPARVAAAVAELRKNNARVTHVVITSVNRDDRNYESACIFAQTVNEVKKTSPGVKIEVLIPDFKGEHEAIHKVIASSPDVLNHNIETVPRLYSLPQKTQSGRTRSVRPQAVYGRSLELLSLSAKMGRPGMLTKSGIMVGLGESFEEIVETLKDLKRAGCDIVTIGQYLQPTIDHIPVSRFYHPVEFESLKDYGEKIIGIPHVEAGPLVRSSYHAEKQVLELSDAMTGT
- the sppA gene encoding signal peptide peptidase SppA, whose amino-acid sequence is MKVPDLNFFLKTFLSLLVILLVGFAGILIGMLISDHGQNPGGDGVAVVNIDGIIINPDPYIKSIRKIRETDSVKAVVIRVNSPGGSVAASQEIYEELRSLGEAMPVVASMGTVAASGGYYIACAAATIYANPGTVTGSIGVIAQFASYEQLLKWAKVEVEVIKSGEFKDLGSPFRKMPETQKAYLQTLIDGSHSQFKGMISERRNLPPAKVTSLSDGKIFIGSQARELGLIDRIGTLEAAIAEARELGDLDEDSWIREYPMKKKTLLDFVFPETLSERVTFVSPVRTGFGLYYIADVVY
- a CDS encoding 30S ribosomal protein S1 yields the protein MTQDNGVTDSNEKSFEELLDESMESRLSEPENGEIAKGRVIRVDSDAVFIDLGFKFECIVPINQFLNKDGEYEVSVGSEIEVLVERPNPNTVRASKQKADQIREKRAIEEKFKNKEPVVTKILNRVKGGFNCDIGRHTPFKVFLPGSQVGLRPVADFDEMVGQTIETRIIQNNDNGIVVSRRAILEEEREEKKKETLATISEDQTVSGNVVKIIDAGAFVDIGGIEGFVPIGELSWGRVRHPGDVLKEGEDIQVKILRLEIENGKITLGVKQTTEDPWESIQERYRIGDRVKGKVVFAAEFGVFVELEPGIEGLVHVSELSWVKNFRHPSEVVSVGSEIEVAVLGVKPKERRISLSLKQIQENPWDEFKRNNPPNTRVSGTIRNVTELGVFVEVAPDMVGLVRPENLKWEGEISPLEVFSSEDLGKEIELIVLNVIPRQRKIGLGVKQLTPDPWNKVLRDYKVNETVVTSKIEEILESGVTVALADDVTGFYAIREFQDDEFSKESIKVGDEISGLVTGFNKPKHQVNLSRRRLEKKQEKDTMRDFASSQQESSSKLGDILNEKLKALD
- the cmk gene encoding (d)CMP kinase: MKRDGDNIVTIDGPSGVGKSTVARRVADLLGFSCLDTGAMYRAVALKVSEAEVDPNDPASLSRLLSGTMVEFSPEGLVFLDGRDVSKLIRTEKISSLSSELAELAEVREFLIGIQRKIGEGENIVAEGRDMGTYVFPGARYKFYLDATVAERAKRRFLQSKRGDIPLSDVEDELRRRDRRDTLRAENPLRPAQDAVVIDTTRMSAEDVIAAIFLRTKDISFRGD
- the aroA gene encoding 3-phosphoshikimate 1-carboxyvinyltransferase, with the protein product MSDFILKEKPRTLAGEITPPGDKSISHRAIILGSLARGKTRASGFLASQDTLATANAFRSMGIEVEVGAGGVEIAGRGLFGLKEPRKTIDAENSGTTARLLTGVLSAQSFPSTITGDDSLRRRPMSRVTVPLRSMGARISGEGEVLPLHITGSELQGIDYRSPVASAQVKSTILLAGLYAAGRTSVTELERTRDHTERMLRYFGVPVQISGTCVSVSQGVEFPGTELEIPSDISSAAFFIVAALLNPGSEIMVKNVGLNPLRTGVLDILWEMGADISVENRRQCCGEPVGDLIARHGALRAVRIEGESVSRAIDEFPVISVAACFAEGETVISGAGELRVKETDRISAMTGELSKLGADISETPDGMIINGTGELRGARCESRGDHRIAMSLAVAATRARGETVIGDAGCVSISFPEFFPLFEALLDSK
- a CDS encoding DUF2237 domain-containing protein, with translation MKTEEKNIFGEELKECSTDPMTGFFRDGCCRAAVEDVGLHLVCAEMTEEFLEFSRSRGNDLITPRPEFGFDGLKPGDRWCLCALRWKEALDGGVAPPVFLQSTHESVLKIIDLSDLKKYAADIS
- a CDS encoding cofactor-independent phosphoglycerate mutase; translation: MKYLVLQGDGMPDHKLPELEGRTPLEVAATPNLDAIAKRAEIFGIAKTIPDPLPPGSDVGNLAVLGYDPTEYYTGRSPLEAASIGISLGETDVTVRCNLVTLAERNGRTVMEDYSAGHITDDDAAGIIEDLKKEFDGEEFSLSQGVSYRHLLLWRGGNSGIQTTPPHDISGKEIAPWLPSGDGAEKLLNLMERSRRILKDHPVNAKRRAEGKNTADSIWLWGEGTKPDMPSLQELYGITGSVVSAVDLVKGIGIFAAMEVIEVPGATGYLDTNYAGKVSGAIESLQRVDLAMIHIEATDETGHVGDASLKIQAIEDFDQKVVGPALAGMEQFGEYRVLVLSDHPTPIDLRTHSNEPVPFAILDSANRSVKHDSLVYTEDCAAASGVYVKEGWKLLGTLVARQE